Proteins encoded in a region of the Ziziphus jujuba cultivar Dongzao chromosome 3, ASM3175591v1 genome:
- the LOC107433284 gene encoding uncharacterized protein LOC107433284 isoform X1, whose protein sequence is MENGEQKGKEFSVEAADLEELPKVLDSSLSCIKWRLKTSARRRLEIDVLALCTGMRPVVMIDYGGKMPELQERLCALLEHSQKESAKFKHLRVMIIEDMIYLIHVRGLAEYIQSSLNSETLLLLVDLEQDPPKMITEAEKSPLGVQLLSIQKWFSNLFPLDQMNNGSSSCKSTENVESLVNNLTTSQSSQFIDLSSCMHDTQVTVPTLNGWLLGYPVVYAFGKEHIADAIYNLSTKPLHIFKILVCRNTACSKGSQMQELLSFTVPYDLSMGGSSEQWAKAYMAYMEVKWEKCKQAWRHLKMEVNECYPQAIAL, encoded by the exons ATGGAGAACGGCGAGCAAAAGGGGAAGGAGTTCTCAGTGGAAGCCGCGGATTTGGAAGAACTACCGAAGGTTTTGGATTCATCTCTTTCTTGTATCAAATGGCGGCTCAAAACTTCAGCTAGACGTCGGCTTGAGATAG ATGTTCTAGCATTGTGCACTGGGATGAGGCCAGTTGTTATGATAGACTATGGTGGAAAGATGCCTGAGCTGCAAGAACGACTTTGTGCACTTTTGGAACATAGTCAAAAG GAGTCAGCTAAATTTAAGCATCTAAGAGTAATGATTATAGAAGATATGATCTATTTGATACATGTAAGAGGACTTGCTGAGTATATTCAGTCAAGCTTGAACTCAGAGACACTGCTGCTTCTTGTGGACCTAGAGCAGGATCCTCCAAAG ATGATAACAGAAGCAGAAAAGAGCCCACTAGGAGTACAGCTTTTATCAATTCAAAAGtggttttctaatttatttcctCTCGATCAAATGAACAATGGTTCTTCGTCATGTAAAAGTACAGAAAATGTTGAATCCTTGGTCAATAACCTTACAACATCTCAATCTTCTCAGTTCATTGATCTCAGTAGCTGCATGCATGATACTCAGGTCACTGTGCCAACTTTAAATGG ATGGCTTCTTGGTTATCCAGTAGTGTACGCGTTTGGCAAGGAGCATATTGCTGACGCTATTTATAATCTTTCCACCAAGCCTCTTCATATCTTTAAAATATTGGTTTGCAG GAATACTGCCTGCAGTAAAGGATCTCAGATGCAAGAACTGTTGAG CTTCACCGTACCCTATGATCTAAGCATGGGTGGGAGCAGTGAACAATGGGCAAAGGCATATATGGCTTATATGGAGGTGAAGTGGGAAAAATGCAAACAAGCTTGGAGGCATTTAAAAATGGAGGTTAATGAATGCTATCCACAGGCCATTGCTTTGTAA
- the LOC107433284 gene encoding uncharacterized protein LOC107433284 isoform X2 yields MENGEQKGKEFSVEAADLEELPKVLDSSLSCIKWRLKTSARRRLEIDVLALCTGMRPVVMIDYGGKMPELQERLCALLEHSQKESAKFKHLRVMIIEDMIYLIHVRGLAEYIQSSLNSETLLLLVDLEQDPPKMITEAEKSPLGVQLLSIQKWFSNLFPLDQMNNGSSSCKSTENVESLVNNLTTSQSSQFIDLSSCMHDTQVTVPTLNGWLLGYPVVYAFGKEHIADAIYNLSTKPLHIFKILVCRNTACSKGSQMQELLRYKKFGCHTQEMRHNLHIRNILDDDRHTQSKHIRNMSTHFYFS; encoded by the exons ATGGAGAACGGCGAGCAAAAGGGGAAGGAGTTCTCAGTGGAAGCCGCGGATTTGGAAGAACTACCGAAGGTTTTGGATTCATCTCTTTCTTGTATCAAATGGCGGCTCAAAACTTCAGCTAGACGTCGGCTTGAGATAG ATGTTCTAGCATTGTGCACTGGGATGAGGCCAGTTGTTATGATAGACTATGGTGGAAAGATGCCTGAGCTGCAAGAACGACTTTGTGCACTTTTGGAACATAGTCAAAAG GAGTCAGCTAAATTTAAGCATCTAAGAGTAATGATTATAGAAGATATGATCTATTTGATACATGTAAGAGGACTTGCTGAGTATATTCAGTCAAGCTTGAACTCAGAGACACTGCTGCTTCTTGTGGACCTAGAGCAGGATCCTCCAAAG ATGATAACAGAAGCAGAAAAGAGCCCACTAGGAGTACAGCTTTTATCAATTCAAAAGtggttttctaatttatttcctCTCGATCAAATGAACAATGGTTCTTCGTCATGTAAAAGTACAGAAAATGTTGAATCCTTGGTCAATAACCTTACAACATCTCAATCTTCTCAGTTCATTGATCTCAGTAGCTGCATGCATGATACTCAGGTCACTGTGCCAACTTTAAATGG ATGGCTTCTTGGTTATCCAGTAGTGTACGCGTTTGGCAAGGAGCATATTGCTGACGCTATTTATAATCTTTCCACCAAGCCTCTTCATATCTTTAAAATATTGGTTTGCAG GAATACTGCCTGCAGTAAAGGATCTCAGATGCAAGAACTGTTGAG gtACAAAAAGTTTGGTTGCCATACACAAGAGATGAGACACAACTTACACATACGCAACATATTAGATGATGATAGACACACACAAAGCAAGCATATAAGAAACATGTCGACTCACTTTTACTTTTCTTAA
- the LOC107433284 gene encoding uncharacterized protein LOC107433284 isoform X3 — MRPVVMIDYGGKMPELQERLCALLEHSQKESAKFKHLRVMIIEDMIYLIHVRGLAEYIQSSLNSETLLLLVDLEQDPPKMITEAEKSPLGVQLLSIQKWFSNLFPLDQMNNGSSSCKSTENVESLVNNLTTSQSSQFIDLSSCMHDTQVTVPTLNGWLLGYPVVYAFGKEHIADAIYNLSTKPLHIFKILVCRNTACSKGSQMQELLSFTVPYDLSMGGSSEQWAKAYMAYMEVKWEKCKQAWRHLKMEVNECYPQAIAL; from the exons ATGAGGCCAGTTGTTATGATAGACTATGGTGGAAAGATGCCTGAGCTGCAAGAACGACTTTGTGCACTTTTGGAACATAGTCAAAAG GAGTCAGCTAAATTTAAGCATCTAAGAGTAATGATTATAGAAGATATGATCTATTTGATACATGTAAGAGGACTTGCTGAGTATATTCAGTCAAGCTTGAACTCAGAGACACTGCTGCTTCTTGTGGACCTAGAGCAGGATCCTCCAAAG ATGATAACAGAAGCAGAAAAGAGCCCACTAGGAGTACAGCTTTTATCAATTCAAAAGtggttttctaatttatttcctCTCGATCAAATGAACAATGGTTCTTCGTCATGTAAAAGTACAGAAAATGTTGAATCCTTGGTCAATAACCTTACAACATCTCAATCTTCTCAGTTCATTGATCTCAGTAGCTGCATGCATGATACTCAGGTCACTGTGCCAACTTTAAATGG ATGGCTTCTTGGTTATCCAGTAGTGTACGCGTTTGGCAAGGAGCATATTGCTGACGCTATTTATAATCTTTCCACCAAGCCTCTTCATATCTTTAAAATATTGGTTTGCAG GAATACTGCCTGCAGTAAAGGATCTCAGATGCAAGAACTGTTGAG CTTCACCGTACCCTATGATCTAAGCATGGGTGGGAGCAGTGAACAATGGGCAAAGGCATATATGGCTTATATGGAGGTGAAGTGGGAAAAATGCAAACAAGCTTGGAGGCATTTAAAAATGGAGGTTAATGAATGCTATCCACAGGCCATTGCTTTGTAA